GTCAGTGCACTGACTATGGTGATTCGGGCTGTGGCCTGTCACGCCCTCTGAAAGCTTCATTCTCTGCTCGTAACTGTTTGAGTTCTGATAGAACTTCACTATGGACTGCGTAAAGTTCTTCAACCGAGGCATGCAGACGTTCTTGCCCTCGCTGTCTAAACGCTATGATCAGTTGTGGAACACCAAGCGCAGCTATAACCAACGCAAACAGCCATCCTAACACCGTAAAAGCGAAGTTGAGCCGCTTGTCCACTCCGTCTATTCGTGTGTCCACCTCGCTTATTTTTGTGTTCAGATGCTCCTTCATCCGCTTTTCCGATGCATCTATCGCTGCAGTCATTTCTGTGCGTATCTGCTTTCCTTCAGCAGCTACGGTGATCTGGACGATTTCTCGTATGCGTTGGATATCTGAGTCGCTGAGTTCTGAGAAAGCGGGTGTAACGAAAAATAGCAACATTCCTAAGTAGATTACGTTTCTCATAAGAGAGCCTTCCTTAGACTTGCATCTATAAGAAGACCTTACCGGGGTTCATTAAGTTTAGAGGATCTAAAGCATTTTTGATAGCACGCATTAAATCGATTGCTGATCCGTGTTCCTTTTCTAACGCTTTTCGTTTGCCGATGCCGACACCGTGTTCACCGGTGCAGGTGCCTCCCATCTCTAAAGCGATGTCTACAATCTGATGGCTGAAGAGTTGTGCTTCTGCTAATTCAGCGTCGTTATCCACTTCAAGCGGAAAAACAACGTGAAAATTCCCGTCTCCAACGTGTCCGAGGAGTGACGGGTCAAGGCTCGATTTCGCGAGAAGTGCTTTCGTTTTGGCGATGCACTCAGCAAGTTCGGATATCGGGACGCAGACATCAGTGACGTAGCCGACAGAACCCGGACGGCGGCTTAAAGCGGCGTAGTAGCTATCATATCGGGCTTGCCAGAGGCGTTTACGTTCGTTCTCGTCCGTCGCCCATCGGAAATCGCCACTCCCGTGTGCTGCTGCGATGGTCCCAGCAATCTCCGAATTCTCTGCGACGGTGTGCTTGGAACCGTGGAATTCAAAGAAAAGTGTCGGTGTAACTTCGTACGCCAATCCCGCATATTTGTTGACGGCATCCATCTGGCGTTCATCTAAAAGCTCGATACGGGCGATACTAACTCCTTTGCCTATGAGTTCAATAACGGTATCCACTGCTGCGGTTACGGTTGGAAAAGCGCAAACAGCAGATGCGACCGCTTCCGGCAACCGTGTTAATTTAAGCGTGATCTCGGTGATGATTCCCAATGTGCCTTCTGAACCGATGAAAAGACGCGTGAGGTCGTAGCCTGCAGCAGACTTCCGCGCCCTGCTCCCTGTCCGAACGATGGAACCATCAGCAGTGACGACAGTTAAACCGAGCACGTTATCGAGCATCGTGCCGTATCGGACGGCACTTGTACCCGATGCGCGTGTTGCCGCCATCCCACCTAATGAGGCATCCGCACCCGGATCGACGGAAAAATGGAGCTGCGTACCGATCTCCGCGAGATGCGTATTCAACTCCAAGCGCGTTACACCCGCTTGGACGGTGGCATCTCTATCGTCTCGACTGACCCGGAGGATGCGGTTCATTTCGTTTAGTGCGATGCAGAGCGTGCCTTCAGTTGTGACAACAGCACCTTCAACACCAGTTCCCGTGCCATAAGGGACTATCGGCATTTTATATTTTCCACAGATTCTGACAATTTCGGCGACTTCGGCGTTGGTTTTCGGGAAAGCAACGGCATCCGGGAGCGCACCTCGGTGATAAGAGGCATCGCGAGCATGCGCGTCTCGGACAGCATTATCCGTGCTGAAGCGTGTTCCGAGAAGTGTATGGAGTTCCTTATGGGCGTGCTTTAAGTTATGATGATCCATGCTATGGGTATTTTAGCACAATTTGGGGGTAGTGGCAAGCGAAAAGTGGCTACATTGGTGCATATAGTTTTCCGATAGGAAGCATCTCCAAATCCCGAACCCACTTCTGTAGGAGCGATCTCCTGATCGCGACATTCCTCCAAGATAGGTCAGAAACCGAAAACTGAATGCCTCTGTGATTCTGCGGAATTGGCTTGATACGATGTATGCCATGTGTTATCTTATAAATAAATGAAAAGCCCGATTATCTTAGGAGGCCTTGCCGCATGTTGCAGATTGAAATCCACTCTCCAGATCTCGAAAAAGAGGTCAACGCGTTGGTTGATTCGGGGCTTTATCCGGATCCTCATGCAGTTATGGTTGATGCACTTGAAAACCTGGTCAAAATAAAAAAAGCCTCACGACTTGATGATGCTATTCAATCTTACAAGAATGATGAAATAACGCTCGGCAGAGCCGCTGAATTAGCCGGAATGCACCGTTTTGAATTTGAAGAGGTTTTGAAGGCAAGAGGTATCGTGAAAGAGACCGAAGTTGAGTCTGTAGAGGAATTGGAAACTGGCGTTTCAGTAATTAGTGATCTTCACACACCAAATGAAAGACCCAAGGAGTCATAAGTCTTGGTCTTTGTTGATACTGATGTTCTTTCGACCTTTGCTAAGATTCAACGATTGCGGTTGCTATTTGCTGTTTTCAATCAAGAACTTCTTCACATTGCTCTGGCTGTGGAAAACGAAATCAAAATTGGTGCTTCAAAGGGATTTCGCTTTGCCCAAAACCTTACAGTATTACTAACCGAAAAACAAATTCAAACTCATCGTCCCCTACCTATAGACGAAACATTTCTAAAGTCCTTACCACATACACTCGCCGCGGGTGAACGTGAATCCATGGCAATCTGTAAACGCCTCAATGCTGTTTTTGCAAGCAATGAGCGTCGAGTGAAGCACCACTGT
The DNA window shown above is from Candidatus Poribacteria bacterium and carries:
- a CDS encoding FAD-binding protein — translated: MDHHNLKHAHKELHTLLGTRFSTDNAVRDAHARDASYHRGALPDAVAFPKTNAEVAEIVRICGKYKMPIVPYGTGTGVEGAVVTTEGTLCIALNEMNRILRVSRDDRDATVQAGVTRLELNTHLAEIGTQLHFSVDPGADASLGGMAATRASGTSAVRYGTMLDNVLGLTVVTADGSIVRTGSRARKSAAGYDLTRLFIGSEGTLGIITEITLKLTRLPEAVASAVCAFPTVTAAVDTVIELIGKGVSIARIELLDERQMDAVNKYAGLAYEVTPTLFFEFHGSKHTVAENSEIAGTIAAAHGSGDFRWATDENERKRLWQARYDSYYAALSRRPGSVGYVTDVCVPISELAECIAKTKALLAKSSLDPSLLGHVGDGNFHVVFPLEVDNDAELAEAQLFSHQIVDIALEMGGTCTGEHGVGIGKRKALEKEHGSAIDLMRAIKNALDPLNLMNPGKVFL
- a CDS encoding UPF0175 family protein, coding for MLQIEIHSPDLEKEVNALVDSGLYPDPHAVMVDALENLVKIKKASRLDDAIQSYKNDEITLGRAAELAGMHRFEFEEVLKARGIVKETEVESVEELETGVSVISDLHTPNERPKES